TGGTCCAGTTACCTGGATCGACAGCTGCCCCACTTTTTAAACACAGATCTTGCATCAAAACACTGCTTGGCTAGCAAAAAGAATTAAGACATTTCCCTACGTCCCTCAGCATTTGCTTGGAAAGTCAGGTccaaatctgccataattatacAGAAACGCAAATCATCCTAAACATGAAGTTGTGTATGTTGCTATACGCGTCACTGAAATGTTCCCAAGTACCAAATATTCCTGTTAGAGATGAAATTGCACCTCCATCGTTTTCCAGACTTTAACACCAAAAGAGATCACGATATGCATTACTTGACAGGTATGAAAGAAGTGGCGAGAAGGCAAGCTGAGAGACAAGCACTGCCCATGGGGCAGCAATGGCATTTGGTTGGTGGGGTTTCGCACCGGCGTTTCCCCACGCCGCGGATGGCAGGCAACCGCTCGCTGCCGGACTTAAACCGTCTTCCTGGCGGTCAGAACGCGGACAATGGACcccactcctccagcagccagggcCTGAGAAGAGAAACACGGCGACTGACACCAGGTTACGGTAGCCACACGCTGAAATGACCGAGCAGAAAGGTTCCCCGACCGTATTTCAAGGGAGCATTGCCCTGCCCGTGACATGAAGAACAAAACACTAGCATTCAGCGTGCCAGCGAAGGATAGTCGCACTCGCTTTAAAGACGGCTACCTAACAAGCTTTTATTTCACTGCATACCCAAGCTGCAAATTTTGCTTCCCTCTAGAAAGGAAATTCTACTTCCATCCGCTTGAATCACTGGATTGAACCATTCTGTTCGCCTCAGTCTAACTGAAAATCAAATTTTAACTGTAAAATCTTTACCCAAGGCATCGGAAGAAGTAGGCACGTGATGTAACTCCGCTGCGTGCTTGCAGAACCGCACCCTTCTCACGGCATGGAACATGGCCTTTCGGTTTTACCCAGCCGAAAGGTGGTCCTTACCAGGCTCGGTGAGCGTGCCTCGGACCCCAGAACCCACTGCCACGAGGAACCCCGGCGAGAGCACGCCCCGCAAACGCACCTTCTCGTgccactgcagcagcacagcgctgctGTTGTCAGAGGGGCTCTCGAAGCCTTTGTAGATGTACTTCATTAGCAGGTCGACACCGTTCTTGTCCAGCGACTGCACCGCCTTCTCGATGTCGTTGGCTTTGAAAGAGATGAGGACCTTCAGGACAATACTTTCTGCGCGATCCTGTCAACAAATACGGAAGGCAGAGATACATTCGTTCTCGTGTAAGGTGCATCCAAGTATTACTCATCTTTCCaacaaaccagattttttttttaataatttgaaaatcTGTTTGTATGGGGCAGTTTGTGCACAAGTCTTGTGATAATAATGTGTAACGGATACATCCTCCCAATGATAAACAGCGTAAGAGTTTATCACATTTGTCCTGCTCTAGgttttctgcccctctgcttgtATCTGCAATTCTCCACCTGTTAAATGAGGTTACGGCTAAATACGAAGTTTTTGTATCGAAACTCAAGGTTTGGCAAGTTCCAAATGCACTGTAAGAATTAAGTACCTGACTGGCCTCCCTCGCCACCAGAGCCTTTGCCGTGCCTTTGTGCTGTTTAATGAGACACAACTACGATATACCATGCAAGTGGTGCTGGCCAGCCTGGAAGAGGTGGCTGCTGGAAGCCACACGTTTGCTAAACAGTCGGCTTGTGTCCCAGGCACAGAGGATGCAAACTGGCAGCGTTAGTAGTTTGCATTAACAACCACTGGCAACTTGATGTGGATGTCATGTCAGGCCCAGGAATGCGTGTGGCACGATTATAACGGCAGATCAGCCAtgcaaaaaacattaaaattaattcaCTCTTGCCCTCTTCAATTCCACTGCCTTCAAAATGTGTTCTTAAATACATCAATACCGACCTAATGGAAACAGGTGATTAATGTGAGGGCAAAAGTGTTCAGTCTTTTGTGCAGCACTGTCTGTAACAAACACCTGGATCTCCAAACCCTGTGAAAACCCTCAGGAAAGGGCTGGGACTAGCTGAAGAGATCTCCaccagtgccctggtgaggccggcCTGGTGCCAGAGCAGCACGGTAACGTGCCCGTGGGactctgcccaagcagggagAACAGACCTCCGCAGGCGCTCGCCAACTGGGCAGTTCCGCGTCTCATCGGCCCGTCCCCCTCACTGCTGCCATCACGAGCCACTCGAGGTTTGTTCTGGGGAGAGTCAGAAATACACGCACGCAGCAGGCTCCTGTACTCTGTCACAGGGGGAGGGCTGGCGTATTCCGAGGTCTTAACGGCTTAATTCTGACTGGATGCGATAACCATTGGCCCTTCCTTTTTTGCAGGTTCGCAGCCCAGCTGTGCTAGCGGAGTTTCCCCAGTCAGAGGCAGCTGCGGTTCCTTGATTGCTGAGTGGTGACCACATGGACATGCCACCAGGTCTGGATCAGACCCAGGCACCTGGTGACGTGAGGAGTTAGCCAGGGCACGCAACGCGCAACCAAGGCAGGCAGGAGGACACGCAAGAGGCGAACCAGCACCGAGCTAAAGGCACGTGGACAGATGACATCCGAGCTGCGGTATTTTGAACAAGATTAAAACAGCAGAGGTCACAGACGTTTTGACATCGGGCAATATCCTAAAAACCAGCTTCGTCGGCTTCCTCAAAGCacaccaggcagggcaggggctatAGAAAGAGGAAAGGATTTTTAAGGAGTAACCCATAAATGAgcttgttattattttttaccTTTACTGCCTGGTTCTTTGTGTTGATCGGAGGGTTCTTCAGAGCCGCCTGTAGTGCAGCCATCATGTTCCCTGTGCCAGATAGTTAAGGACTGGACACCAACTATTCGGAAAGCAACAGAAccagctccaggacagcaacagtgGTAGCTGGCTTATGTGTGACTGAAGACACTTAAGGTTCAGCAGCTGCAACGATTCCCTCAACAGATAGCACAGATTACAGGGTAAGGTAGCAATTATTAGGCCATCTGAGCCAGGAGCAGCACCAACAAGAAGCTCTACAGTTCCAGTGCTGGAGAATACTTTTCAGGCCCTTCACTGCATGAGGATCCAAGTAAAATAAGCTATGCTCCATCACTCATGCAACTCACAGCCCTCGAGAACAGGCCTCAGCTCGGCACATCCACCTCCGAGAGTCCAGCAGCAGCCGGAGGGAAGAGCCACTCCGGGTGCCAGCCACCCAGGGAAGCTGGCAGAGGGAGCGGGCACGGGCAACCCCCTCTCCGCTATGGGAAACCCCCTTCCTCcattcctccctcccccttcaaccccccaccacccccttcctccatccctccctcccgcctACCACCGTAAGGCAGCTCCCAGACACCGCAGCACCGAGACACTGCTGCCTCTGCCGTGGGGGGGAGGAAGTGGGGCTGCTACCCTCCCATCATCCCCTTCCTGtcacccttcctcctgccaccccccaggCCTCTTGGAGGCCCCTTCCTCCTGTCACCCTCCTGTCCTGTCACCCTTCCTCCCGCCACCCCCCAGGCCTCTTGGAGGCCCCTTCCTCCTGTCACCCTCCTGTACTGtcacccttcctcctgccaccctCCAGGCCCCTTGgcagccccttcctcctgccacttTGTCACCCcgggccccttcctcctgccaccccccaggCCTCTTGGAGGCCCCTTCCTCCTGTCACCCTCCTGTCCTGtcacccttcctcctgccaccccccaggCCCCTTGgcagccccttcctcctgccacttTGTCACCCcgggccccttcctcctgccacccccccgtCCTGtcacccttcctcctgccacctTGTCACCCCCCGGCCCCTTCCTCCCGCCACCCCCTTCCTGCTACCCCCCGGCCCTTCCTCctgccggccccgggcccgcccctTCCCGCCCTCCTGTCGTGACAGGGCCGTTTGGCCCCTCTCCGTCCATGGGCGGGAGCGCCGGGCACGATCGTTCCCATAAaaggcggcccggcccggcccggccccgccggcggcagccgcctcccccgcccccctcccgcgcCGGGCCGCTCCTGAGGGGACTTGTTCCCGCCCGGCGGCGGAAGGATATTGCCGCAGGCACGAGTCCACCTCGCCCTCATCGGGCCCCGCTTGCccgtcacctccctcctcctcgtCCACGAACTTGTTCTCGTCGTACTCGTCCACATCCACCCGGCGGAACCGCGCCGACGACACCGTGTGCTTCGCCATGGTCCCCCCcacgccgccgctccccgccgccaccgccccgcccgccgcctctccccgcatgcgcacgccgctccgccccccccccccgcccgctctcCGCGCAGGCGCGCCGGGAGCAGGCCACCCGCTGGCGGCGCAGGAGGGGGCGCAGGCGGCAGAGGAGGCTTGGGGGACAGCGCGCGAGGCGAGCCGCCATTGGTCGGCCGCGAGCCGCGCTTATGACGTCCTCGGCGGGGCGGGGCATCTCGCCACGGTGCCTTTGTTAGCGCGGCGGTGCCAGCTGATGAAGGTCGGGTTGGCTTGGAGGTCTCCTCACAGCGTCTGGAGGTCTTGTGGAGCCCGATGGTCTCCTCACGGAGCCCGGTGATCTTCTCACAGGGTCCGGAGGTCTCCTCGCAGCATCTGGAGGTCTCCCCACAGAGTCCAGATGTCTTCTCACGGAGCCTGGTGGTCTCCTCACAGAGTGCAGTGTCCTCTTTGTGGCTCCTGGAGAATCTCCTCGCAGAGCCCAGCGGCCAGCTCTGCCAGCGGAGCGAGAGGCGAAGCGCCGTGCTGCGTGGGAGACGCCTGGGGTCCGTGCTCAGATGGGTACGAGCAAGGCAGGAGCCTGTGGGCCCAGGGACCAGGGGCCAGGCCGCTGTACGGCGTACCCCTGCGGCTGGCGGATGGGGAGCCCAAGCCCCGATGCTGCTTTGTTGCCACAAGAGTTTAAAAAATAGCATCGGCTTTAAGTTTTTTGGCAAAGGGAAGTAGTCGCCCCGATACTACAGCAC
This sequence is a window from Opisthocomus hoazin isolate bOpiHoa1 chromosome 6, bOpiHoa1.hap1, whole genome shotgun sequence. Protein-coding genes within it:
- the LOC104333994 gene encoding actin-related protein 2/3 complex subunit 5, which produces MAKHTVSSARFRRVDVDEYDENKFVDEEEGGDGQAGPDEGEVDSCLRQGNMMAALQAALKNPPINTKNQAVKDRAESIVLKVLISFKANDIEKAVQSLDKNGVDLLMKYIYKGFESPSDNSSAVLLQWHEKALAAGGVGSIVRVLTARKTV